In one Myripristis murdjan chromosome 5, fMyrMur1.1, whole genome shotgun sequence genomic region, the following are encoded:
- the fndc10 gene encoding uncharacterized protein fndc10 has product MRRQRGPPLLALSAVLLCTFHQTAGSSRARSSPASSAPASEVRGRDHLAVSPQTGLKQNNISLNYFSNETFGNHSHQSRPAPKLKEESGFSFNTSRGNIPAVISERSSRPSWSLEEGVAPMCAYRVIEGGIGGQLCFRHTQFEFECRRGDCRTVTSSGTLVANILNNGSVLLQWTHESPKEKIQGESKMTERDIKTREAATGLKDGGQPGTGVAAEGNRLHTAQPKTVFSGRRRRRGGYELSCWWNGSYTQFECTGVHLGSGCRDFLLTELHENVPYRICLRSLARSDPAQRTDHGDCVEFTVSPSGMQDIVIAMTTVGGAICVMLVIICLLVAYITENIMSPTTQHSYSYHSRSHH; this is encoded by the coding sequence ATGAGAAGGCAACGAGGACCGCCACTGCTCGCCTTATCGGCAGTCCTCCTCTGCACATTTCACCAGACGGCAGGGTCCAGCAGAGCTCGCAGCAGCCCAGCATCCTCAGCACCAGCATCCGAGGTGAGAGGCAGGGATCATCTGGCTGTGTCCCCCCAAACCGGGCTAAAGCAGAATAACATCAGCTTAAACTATTTTAGCAATGAGACCTTTGGCAATCACAGTCATCAAAGCAGGCCTGCACCAAAGCTCAAAGAGGAATCTGGCTTCTCCTTCAACACCAGCAGAGGGAATATTCCCGCTGTGATCTCTGAAAGGTCCAGCAGACCGAGCTGGAGCCTGGAGGAAGGAGTTGCACCTATGTGTGCCTACCGAGTGATTGAGGGAGGCATTGGGGGGCAGCTGTGTTTTCGACACactcagtttgagtttgagtgtCGTCGGGGAGATTGCAGGACTGTCACGTCTTCAGGGACTCTGGTGGCAAATATTCTTAACAATGGCAGTGTGCTGTTACAGTGGACACATGAAAGTCCCAAGGAGAAGATCCAAGGTGAATCCAAAATGACTGAACGTGACATAAAGACAAGAGAGGCTGCAACTGGACTGAAGGATGGTGGGCAACCCGGGACAGGTGTGGCAGCGGAGGGAAACCGGCTCCACACTGCCCAACCAAAGACAGTTTTCAGTGGCAGACGCCGCAGACGGGGTGGCTATGAGTTAAGCTGCTGGTGGAATGGAAGTTACACTCAGTTTGAGTGCACTGGTGTCCATCTTGGATCTGGCTGCAGGGACTTTCTGCTGACTGAGCTGCATGAGAACGTCCCTTACCGCATCTGCCTGCGCTCCCTGGCCCGCTCGGACCCAGCCCAGAGAACAGACCACGGAGACTGTGTGGAGTTTACTGTGTCACCCTCTGGGATGCAGGACATTGTGATTGCCATGACAACGGTTGGGGGCGCTATCTGCGTGATGCTGGTCATCATCTGCTTGCTCGTGGCATATATCACCGAGAACATCATGAGCCCCACAACACAGCACTCGTACTCCTACCACAGCCGCTCTCATCACTGA
- the LOC115358770 gene encoding transmembrane protein 240: MIFMILGSSVVMIVTCVLDMNALLDRFHNDILPFVRGEDRICACTCGRHQVYHVLPYDGGQSAVDSTNYFASDGVTKQEMDVILGLVLGLCISWSLLWLDGALHSVLRAWRAKQHHDVGLWSWIPRFCNLRDLCRRVHLKQTEDSGEDMVHIKQKLYHNGHRSL, from the exons ATGATCTTCATGATTTTAGGGTCTTCAGTTGTGATG ATTGTAACTTGTGTGTTGGACATGAACGCGCTCCTGGACCGCTTTCACAACGACATCTTACCATTTGTGCGGGGGGAGGACCGCATCTGTGCCTGCACCTGTGGAAG GCACCAGGTTTATCATGTCCTTCCTTATGATGGAGGTCAATCGGCGGTGGATTCCACAAACTACTTTGCAAGCGACGGCGTGACCAAGCAGGAGATGGATGTTATTCTTGGACTGGTCCTGGGTCTCTGCATCAGCTGGTCCCTTCTGTGGCTGGACGGGGCGCTGCACTCTGTGCTCAGAGCCTGGAGGGCAAAGCAGCACCACG ATGTGGGTCTCTGGTCGTGGATCCCCAGATTCTGTAACCTTAGGGACTTGTGCAGACGGGTGCACCTAAAACAGACTGAGGACTCCGGTGAGGACATGGTGCACATCAAGCAAAAACTGTACCACAATGGCCATCGAAGCTTGTGA
- the ssu72 gene encoding RNA polymerase II subunit A C-terminal domain phosphatase SSU72, with protein sequence MPSHPLRVAVVCSSNQNRSMEAHNILSKRGFDVRSFGTGSHVKLPGPAPDKPNVYDFKTTYEQMYNDLVRKDKELYTQNGILHMLDRNKRIKTRPERFQSCKEKFDLVITCEERVYDQVLEDFNSREQETFQPVHVINVDIQDNHEEATLGAFLICELCQCIQHTDDMENDIEELLQEFEDKSNRPFLHTVCFY encoded by the exons ATGCCGAGCCACCCGCTGCGTGTAGCGGTTGTGTGCTCGAGCAACCAGAACCGCAGTATGGAAGCGCACAATATTCTCAG CAAACGTGGATTTGATGTGCGTTCATTTGGGACAGGGTCTCATGTGAAGCTACCCGGTCCTGCCCCGGATAAACCAAATGTGTATGACTTCAAAACGACATATGAACAGATGTACAACGACTTGGTCCGCAAGGACAAAGAACT ATACACACAGAATGGGATCCTGCATATGCTAGACCGCAACAAGCGCATCAAAACAAGACCGGAGCGCTTTCAGAGCTGCAAGGAAAAGTTTGACCTGGTCATCACTTGTGAAGAGAGAGTTTACGACCAAGTGCTGGAGG ATTTTAACTCCAGAGAGCAGGAGACGTTTCAGCCGGTGCACGTCATCAACGTAGACATCCAAGATAACCATGAGGAAGCCACACTGGGGGCCTTCCTCATCTGTgagctgtgtcagtgt ATCCAGCACACCGATGACATGGAGAATGATATtgaggagctgctacaggagtTTGAGGATAAGAGCAACAGGCCTTTTCTCCACACAGTCTGCTTCTACTGA